The genome window AATCCATCCATTATATAATATGTTTCTGGATCAATATATAATGCACAAATTGATACTATTGAATGATAAATAGTTTTGGGAAATTCTATATTTTCTTTTTCTTTAATTTTCTTTAATAAAAGATAATCATTCCATTTTAACGAAATATCTTCTTCATGAAAATGATCATCTAAAAAATTTTTTGCTAAAAGTGGAATATCTGGAACTGTTTCAATATCAAAGATCAAGAAAGGAGCTTGAGGCCTTTCCATTTTTAAAATAGTGCTACTGGGATTCACCGACATTTGCATGCACCTCAAATTATTATAATTAATACTTTCAGTTCAAAAGCATAGAATTAACAATTTTAGAACATAACTAAATATCTTGTTTCTTGACAAGGATTAAGAGAGTCTATTAAATTTCATATTCAATATAAAATCCGGCTGTTAATACTGTCCCAACATAGCTCAACTGAAGACCAAGCATTTTCCATGATATGTCGTAAGTTACTTGAAAAAAAGGAAGGTATTTTAAATCATCTGCAATAGAAACCAAACGGCTATCATAACCTTTCACAACACCTAAGTTGTAACCTAAATCTGTAGAAAATCCATTTTTGTCGCCAGTTCTATAAATACTTCTATGTAAAGCAAAAACATAGCAACGATCATTAAATGAATTGATAAATGAGCCGGCTATAAAACCTGAATATGCAACCGCTAAGAGATCATGCTGCCAATTTTCTTCGGCGTCTTGATTCACTAATAAACTTAAATGAAAAGACCACATCCCTAAGTAAACTGCGTCTTTACCTGGTTTTCCCCAGAGGGAAAATTCTGAGTTACTTTCAGCGCTAGACTTAGGTTTTTCTAATTCTGTTGATTTTTCAGGATAAGCATTTTTAATTTCTGAATTACTTGTTCCAGTAATTCCTAAATGATATTTTTCAATATTGTTCATGATTAGCTCTTTTGAAAAAACTTCTTTTTCAAAAAAACAACAGATAGATAATAGTGTAATTATTTTTATTAAAATATTTTTTGTTACCATATTTATATTTACGAAAAAAGGTTTAACGAAAGAAAAAAGCATACTTTTTTGAAGCAAAAAGTATGCCAATTATTAACATTCTGTTAACTTTGAATTAATACTAATATAAGGCGTGAAATGCTTAATTTTTATACACTTCTACAATATAAATGTATAAAAAATAAACAAAATAAATCAACAATTTTAGATATTTTTTGAATTAAAAAGCATCTAAATAAGTTCTAAACGTATCACAAGTCTTCCCAGTAATGCCTAAGTTATATCCATCAACTTTAGCCCCTTTTTTACATTCACTCAATTTAAACCAACGATAACCAGGGCTATTAGGAATATTAAATAATTTATTGCTAACTTCATGCGCAAATTTATCCTGCGGTACAAATTTACGATTGTCTAAATAATTTTTATCTAATTTAACGACAAACAATACGTAGTCATTAGATTGTAACACCATTAAACGCTTTGATTGATCAAGCTCATTCTTTAATGATTTAAATTTACCAGCTTCTTCATCAAATTCACGGATAGCGCCTGTTATTGGATCTTCAAATTCTTGTGTTGCAAAATTTAAATGTTTATTCTCATGATATGCGCATGAACCACCTGGAAAATTCCACCATTCTCCTAGCTTAGGAGATCTCAATTGTAATAAGAATCTTTTATCTGGTTTTGAATCATCAACTATTAAAACCCCACATTTTGATATTGGTTTTGTTGGAATTACTTTATCAGAAAAATAATGAGCAACTTTTTGATGTTTAGGTAACGGCATAAATAGTTTTGTAGTTGGGCTATTAGCAGAAACTAAAGATAAAACTCCAGGACTATCATCATAAAATAAAGTTAAAGCTTGATTATTTATCTCAACAGACTTATCTCCGTTTACACAAAAAACTTGACTACTTGGAATTGAAGGTAAGCCATTTTCTTTAAATAAATTATCTCTTTTAATAGTATTCGCTGAAACACAAACTGATTTATTATGAGTAACAACAGAAGGATTATTTCCATTGCTTAGAAGAAAATCAATTTCTTTTTTTAGTCTGATATTTCTGCCAGTAGTTTCAAATGCTGGTCTTTTAAAGTAATAAAAATCATTTGCTGTATATTTTACTTCAGTATGCAATACACCATCAACATCAAAGCCAATTTTAGCATTTTTAGGTCTTGCAAAAGGAGAGGTTGAACTCTCTACTTCATATAAATCATCTGTACCATTATAAGTTATAACTTCTTGATTTTGAGGATTTTTATCCGATTTTTCTGATGAATTAGAACAGCTTGTAACCATAAGTAATAAAATAGAAACGAATTTTTTTTGAATTTTCATTGCTTTCCTTTTATAGAATAATATATAAAAAAACCTTTAATATTAAAGATATCTGTTTATATAAAGAGAATTCTCAAATAACAGAATTTCTTTGTATCAGTATAATATAATCGATGCAATATTATTTTAAAATTTATAGAATATATTCAATTTAAATAAATATAAATCATTATAAAATTTAAAGTAAATAAAATTTTTATTAATTTTCTAATTAAATACAGAAGAAATATTCCTAGCTTACTCGTCCTAGTATTCTCCAACCTTAGTATTTATGATAAATTTTATTAATTTTAGAAAAATATTAAAATTTAGTTTGTTTAGTAATAAAAAATTACAATACTATAATTTTATTGAATTATTATTGAAATTTGTAAATACACAGGTGTTTTTAAACATTTTCTGTTAATTTAAAATTTATTTAAAAAAAAACTTGCCAGATAGTTAATTTCATTTTAAATATGTAATTGCTGTTATTCGTTAATAATTTCAAATGTTTCCCTTTAAATCTTTGGCTATCTATTAGTGTTCAAAGCAAATTAATGCTCTGCGGGAGTAAATACTCAAATGGTAAAAAATAATGATATGGGCAATCTATTTAAATTCTGTACTGGCGTTTCTAAATTAGATTTTTACCCCTTCACAGAAATTAATAACTGGAAAAATTTGGGTTATTGGCTTCTGGTTCTAAAACCTTACATTGACAAAGAAAACACTCAAGACGGCATTCTTGAAACCTATCATTTTTGTGAAAAATCTAATACTTTTGAAGCAACCGTATGCCTTAAAGCCACATGGCAGGACGGAACGCCAATCAGTAGCTTTGAAGCTGCTATGGGTATAGCAAAAGGTCTTGCCCATAGAAAGACATCTTGCTCCATCCAAGTAAAAGGTACAGAAGAAATTACTCACTTTGGTTGGGAGAAAAAACATTACAGCGGAGTAGAAATTATCTCACCAATTAAATTTAAGCTAACTTTAACAGGTTTAGTTGAAAATATTAAAGGTGTACTTGAAGATATATTGTCATTTACAACTTTAAGAAATATTATATGGCCTGTAAGATTAAATTCTTTTACACATCCTATTTATGATCCAAGCTATTTTGATATAATTAGTAAATATCCAATAAAATTTGAAAGTGGAAAATATTTTTTATCTGTCCTTGGTAATTTAGTAGAACTTTCTACTTTAAAAAATAAAAC of Pigmentibacter sp. JX0631 contains these proteins:
- a CDS encoding NUDIX hydrolase, whose amino-acid sequence is MKIQKKFVSILLLMVTSCSNSSEKSDKNPQNQEVITYNGTDDLYEVESSTSPFARPKNAKIGFDVDGVLHTEVKYTANDFYYFKRPAFETTGRNIRLKKEIDFLLSNGNNPSVVTHNKSVCVSANTIKRDNLFKENGLPSIPSSQVFCVNGDKSVEINNQALTLFYDDSPGVLSLVSANSPTTKLFMPLPKHQKVAHYFSDKVIPTKPISKCGVLIVDDSKPDKRFLLQLRSPKLGEWWNFPGGSCAYHENKHLNFATQEFEDPITGAIREFDEEAGKFKSLKNELDQSKRLMVLQSNDYVLFVVKLDKNYLDNRKFVPQDKFAHEVSNKLFNIPNSPGYRWFKLSECKKGAKVDGYNLGITGKTCDTFRTYLDAF